One window of Candidatus Methylocalor cossyra genomic DNA carries:
- the galK gene encoding galactokinase: protein MRQFADVFGSEPEVEASAPGRVNLLGEHTDYNGGFVLPAAIPQRTQVFMGRSGDEWCRFYSANLDQQVRYRIGGALQVGFAAYLVGCIEVPRTLGHKITPVEILIRSDVPMGAGLASSAALEVAALRGFRTLFGLDIDDLGIARLAQQAEIRYVGAPCSLTDPMVASLGDSRHLLFLDTRNLQWRLLPLPEDSEFIVLDSGVPQGSALRGQHRRRAECEEAARRLGVESLRDIDDPAVVGGLPEPLALRARHVVTENQRVLKAASGVSAAEFGELMNASHASLREDFGVSVPALDLLVSLLQRHPSVYGAHLTGAGFGGPCVALVKAGHGAEVKAAVLDAYSAEGYRGRALV from the coding sequence ATGCGACAATTCGCGGACGTGTTCGGCTCCGAACCGGAAGTCGAAGCCAGTGCGCCGGGCCGGGTCAACTTGCTCGGCGAGCATACCGATTACAACGGCGGTTTCGTGCTGCCCGCCGCCATTCCCCAGCGCACCCAGGTATTCATGGGCCGCAGCGGCGACGAGTGGTGCCGCTTTTACTCGGCCAATCTCGATCAACAGGTCCGCTATCGGATCGGCGGGGCGCTCCAGGTGGGGTTCGCCGCCTACCTAGTGGGGTGCATCGAGGTGCCTAGGACCCTGGGGCACAAGATCACTCCGGTCGAAATCCTGATCCGTTCGGATGTGCCCATGGGTGCCGGCCTAGCCAGCAGCGCCGCCCTGGAGGTGGCGGCGCTGCGCGGGTTCCGTACCTTGTTCGGGCTCGATATCGACGATCTCGGCATCGCCCGCCTGGCCCAGCAGGCGGAGATCCGCTACGTCGGTGCGCCCTGCAGCCTCACCGACCCGATGGTGGCCAGCCTGGGCGATAGCCGCCACCTGTTGTTCCTGGATACCCGGAACCTACAATGGCGTCTGTTGCCCCTGCCCGAGGACAGCGAGTTCATCGTGCTGGACAGCGGGGTGCCGCAGGGTTCGGCGCTGCGCGGCCAGCACCGGCGCCGCGCGGAATGCGAGGAGGCGGCCCGGCGCCTGGGCGTGGAGAGCTTGCGCGACATCGACGATCCGGCGGTGGTGGGGGGCTTGCCGGAGCCGTTGGCGCTCCGGGCGCGCCATGTGGTTACCGAGAATCAGCGGGTGCTGAAGGCGGCCTCGGGCGTCTCGGCGGCCGAGTTCGGCGAGTTGATGAATGCCTCCCACGCCAGCTTGCGGGAGGATTTCGGGGTCTCGGTCCCGGCGCTGGACCTCTTGGTGAGCCTGTTGCAACGGCATCCGTCGGTGTACGGCGCCCACCTCACCGGGGCCGGCTTCGGAGGTCCCTGCGTGGCCCTGGTCAAGGCCGGGCATGGGGCCGAAGTCAAGGCCGCAGTGCTGGATGCCTACAGTGCCGAGGGTTACCGGGGCCGCGCCCTGGTATAA
- a CDS encoding spermidine synthase encodes MATPFQKQGPERRPLPAPRRPQPAPTPEGRPGRVEAATPAPPRRAARLLRLWLYPFTVFWSAYLLFQLEPLIGKFILPWFGGSPAVWTTCMLFFQTVLLAGYGYAHLSLRRLTPAHQAIIHLVLLLAAAAMLPITPAARWKPEDPTQPTLYILILLLGSVGLPYFALAATGPLLQAWFARRCPERSPYPLYALSNLGSLSALLSYPFLFEPYFKLGQQTQGWSFGFALFVLVCAALAWDFRHHAPPRGEVQVRARDEGDRRLSDRVHPALLRFLWLALPSAASALLLAVTNQLCQDVASVPFLWIVPLSLYLVSFVLCFARRSWYVRSVFIPAAALGTFGLVTVLYQGAQVGLAWQVGIYSAGLFFACMTCHGELYRLRPEPERLTGYYLAIAAGGALGGAFVAVAAPLLFPLYFEFHLALLACCGLTLLALAQDPQASGRWRPLRPLFALGLVVLAGRLANHAYQTASAKTVVSRNFYGVLRVEERSPDDPAQRRRVLRHGAIDHGFQFLAPDRKNLPAAYYGPQSGIGLALDHYRRPAGRRIGVVGLGTGTLLAYGRPGDRFRVYEINPSVVRLAQEYFSYLRDSPAEHTIVVADARLALEREPPQDFDLLILDAFSGDAIPLHLLTAEALSLYLRHLRPGGLLAFNISNRHLDLGPVMAALAERGKLQLRIVHSPPSPDGVTLYATDWALLTGDPAFFAQSGIDATPGRQPPPAGRVLWTDDYSNLFRVLK; translated from the coding sequence ATGGCTACCCCTTTCCAAAAGCAGGGCCCCGAGCGCCGTCCGCTGCCGGCGCCGCGGCGCCCGCAGCCCGCGCCCACCCCCGAGGGACGCCCCGGCCGGGTGGAGGCCGCCACACCTGCCCCGCCCCGCCGCGCGGCGCGCCTGCTGCGCCTTTGGCTCTACCCCTTCACGGTGTTCTGGAGCGCCTATCTCCTGTTCCAGCTCGAACCCTTGATCGGCAAGTTCATCCTGCCCTGGTTCGGCGGCAGCCCGGCAGTCTGGACCACCTGCATGCTGTTCTTCCAGACCGTGCTGCTGGCGGGATACGGCTACGCCCACCTCAGCCTCCGCCGCCTGACCCCGGCCCACCAGGCCATTATCCACCTCGTCCTGTTGCTGGCCGCCGCGGCCATGCTGCCCATCACCCCGGCCGCGCGCTGGAAGCCGGAGGACCCCACCCAGCCGACGCTGTACATCCTGATCCTGCTGCTGGGAAGCGTGGGCCTGCCCTATTTCGCCCTGGCCGCCACCGGTCCTTTGCTGCAGGCGTGGTTCGCGCGCCGGTGCCCGGAGCGCTCGCCGTATCCCTTGTATGCCCTGTCCAACTTGGGCTCGCTGTCGGCCCTCTTGAGCTACCCGTTCCTGTTCGAGCCCTATTTCAAGCTCGGCCAGCAGACCCAGGGCTGGTCCTTCGGCTTCGCCCTGTTCGTCCTGGTGTGCGCCGCTCTCGCCTGGGACTTCCGGCACCACGCCCCGCCGCGCGGGGAGGTCCAGGTCCGAGCTCGGGACGAGGGGGATCGGCGGCTGTCCGATCGGGTGCACCCAGCCCTGCTCCGCTTCCTGTGGCTGGCCTTGCCGAGCGCCGCCTCGGCGCTGCTGCTGGCGGTGACCAACCAGCTGTGCCAGGACGTGGCCAGCGTGCCCTTCCTGTGGATCGTGCCGCTGAGCCTGTACCTGGTGTCCTTCGTGCTGTGCTTCGCCCGCCGCAGTTGGTACGTGCGGAGTGTGTTCATCCCTGCCGCCGCCCTGGGTACATTCGGGCTGGTCACGGTGTTGTACCAGGGCGCCCAGGTCGGCCTGGCCTGGCAGGTGGGCATCTACAGCGCCGGCCTGTTCTTCGCCTGCATGACTTGCCATGGCGAGTTGTACCGGCTGCGCCCGGAACCCGAGCGGCTCACCGGGTACTATCTCGCCATCGCCGCGGGCGGCGCCCTGGGCGGGGCCTTTGTGGCGGTGGCGGCGCCGCTCCTGTTCCCGCTGTATTTCGAATTCCACCTGGCCCTGTTGGCCTGCTGCGGTTTGACCCTGTTGGCGCTGGCCCAGGACCCGCAGGCCAGCGGCCGCTGGCGACCGCTGCGCCCGCTGTTCGCCCTCGGGCTGGTGGTCCTGGCGGGGCGGCTGGCCAATCACGCCTACCAGACCGCGTCCGCGAAGACCGTGGTGAGCCGCAATTTCTACGGCGTGCTGCGGGTAGAGGAACGCTCCCCCGACGATCCCGCGCAGCGCCGCCGGGTCCTGCGCCACGGCGCCATCGACCACGGCTTCCAGTTCCTCGCCCCCGACCGCAAGAACCTGCCGGCCGCCTATTATGGCCCGCAGTCCGGCATCGGCCTGGCGCTCGACCATTATCGGCGTCCGGCGGGGCGGCGGATCGGGGTGGTGGGACTCGGTACCGGCACCCTGCTCGCCTATGGCCGGCCGGGCGATCGCTTCCGGGTCTACGAGATCAATCCCAGCGTGGTGCGCTTGGCGCAGGAGTATTTCAGCTATTTGCGCGATTCCCCGGCCGAGCACACTATCGTGGTCGCCGACGCCCGCCTGGCCCTGGAGCGGGAACCGCCCCAGGACTTCGACCTGTTGATCCTGGACGCCTTCAGCGGCGACGCCATCCCCCTGCATCTCCTGACCGCCGAGGCCCTTTCCCTGTACCTTCGCCACCTGCGCCCGGGCGGTCTGTTGGCGTTCAACATTTCCAACCGCCATCTGGACCTGGGCCCGGTCATGGCGGCCTTGGCCGAACGTGGGAAACTCCAGCTCCGCATCGTGCATTCGCCCCCCTCGCCGGATGGCGTCACGCTCTATGCCACCGACTGGGCGCTGTTGACGGGAGACCCGGCGTTCTTCGCCCAATCCGGCATCGACGCCACCCCAGGCCGACAGCCACCGCCGGCCGGCCGCGTGCTGTGGACCGACGATTACTCCAATCTGTTCCGGGTGCTGAAATGA
- a CDS encoding phosphoribosyltransferase, whose amino-acid sequence MNTLFDDRVDAGRQLARALSGYAGRSDLMVLALPRGGVPVGYQVARALNAPLDVLIVRKLGTPGHEELAMGAVASGGVRVLNQDIVTAYRIDAATLEAVTARERQELERRERLYRGDRPYPALEGRCLIVVDDGIATGATLRAGLAALRPQRPACLVVAVPLAPRDTVERLRAEADQVVCLKMPEPFYAVGQGYRDFSQTSDAEVRELLARAQAERSE is encoded by the coding sequence ATGAACACACTATTCGATGACCGTGTCGATGCCGGGCGTCAGTTGGCCCGGGCTTTGTCCGGCTATGCCGGGCGCTCCGACCTGATGGTGCTGGCGCTGCCCCGCGGCGGCGTGCCGGTGGGCTACCAAGTGGCCCGCGCCTTGAACGCTCCCCTGGATGTACTCATCGTCCGCAAGCTCGGCACCCCCGGCCATGAGGAATTGGCCATGGGGGCGGTCGCCAGCGGCGGCGTGCGGGTGCTGAATCAGGATATAGTCACCGCCTACCGGATCGACGCCGCCACCCTCGAGGCAGTCACCGCGCGGGAACGGCAGGAGCTGGAACGCCGTGAGCGGCTGTACCGGGGTGATCGACCCTACCCGGCGCTCGAGGGCCGCTGCCTGATCGTGGTGGACGATGGCATCGCCACCGGCGCCACCTTGCGCGCCGGCCTGGCGGCGCTGCGGCCGCAGCGACCGGCCTGTCTGGTGGTGGCCGTGCCGCTGGCGCCCCGGGACACGGTGGAACGCCTGCGGGCCGAGGCCGACCAAGTGGTCTGCCTCAAGATGCCCGAGCCCTTCTACGCCGTCGGCCAGGGCTATCGGGATTTCTCCCAAACTAGCGACGCCGAGGTCCGGGAACTCCTGGCCCGGGCCCAGGCCGAACGGAGCGAGTGA
- a CDS encoding dienelactone hydrolase family protein, with translation MEPISPTDSLEFPAGPSGVTLSGALFIPDRPVGLVAFAHGSGSSRFSPRNQAVARFLNQGGLATLLFDLLTAQEQEADQYTHRFRFDIALLTERLVGAIDWLGGHPATSGLAIGLFGASTGAAAALRAAAERPAAVAAVVSRGGRPDLAEDRLAAVRAPTLLIVGGEDAPVIELNRQAAQRLGAVHRLEIIPGASHLFEEPGTLDRVAELARAWFLRHLHR, from the coding sequence ATGGAGCCCATCTCCCCTACGGATTCCCTCGAGTTCCCAGCGGGACCCAGCGGGGTCACCCTGTCCGGCGCGCTGTTCATTCCGGACCGCCCGGTCGGCCTGGTGGCGTTCGCCCACGGCAGCGGCAGCAGCCGGTTCAGCCCGCGTAACCAGGCCGTGGCCCGGTTCCTGAACCAGGGTGGCCTGGCGACCCTGTTGTTCGACCTGCTCACCGCCCAGGAACAGGAGGCTGACCAGTACACGCATCGATTCCGGTTCGACATCGCCCTGCTGACCGAACGCCTGGTGGGGGCCATCGACTGGCTCGGCGGCCACCCGGCCACCAGCGGGCTGGCCATCGGTCTGTTCGGAGCCAGTACCGGCGCGGCGGCGGCGCTGCGGGCGGCGGCCGAGCGCCCGGCGGCGGTGGCGGCGGTGGTATCGCGGGGCGGGCGGCCGGATCTGGCGGAGGACCGCCTGGCCGCGGTGCGGGCGCCTACCCTGCTCATCGTCGGCGGCGAGGATGCGCCGGTGATCGAGCTGAACCGCCAGGCGGCCCAACGGCTAGGCGCCGTCCACCGCTTGGAAATCATACCCGGCGCCAGCCACCTGTTCGAGGAACCGGGCACCCTGGACCGGGTGGCGGAGCTGGCCCGCGCCTGGTTCTTGCGCCACCTGCACCGATGA
- a CDS encoding ribose-phosphate diphosphokinase produces MTRGPLRLFALTESRGLGDAIARALGVPLAAHQEKDFDDGEQRAYPAENVRGADTFVVQSLYHEPGRTLHDKLCRLWFFLGALKEASAERVTAVVPYLAYARADRKTHPREPVTLRQVAQLFEAAGVDRMITLDVHNLAAFQNAFRCRTEHLEAEKDLVEHFAPRLQGEVVVVSPDVGGLKRAESFRRRLSRHLGTPIGSALMEKYRSDESLSGTALVGEVRGRTALIVDDLISTGDTVARAARACRAQGAVAVHAAVTHGLFVAGAAAAIADPALDSLALTDSVPPFRLPEALARTKLTTVPIAPLFAEAIRQVHSDGSVSRLLDA; encoded by the coding sequence ATGACCCGGGGTCCTTTGCGGCTGTTCGCCTTGACCGAGAGCCGGGGGCTGGGGGACGCCATCGCCCGGGCCCTGGGCGTGCCCTTGGCCGCCCACCAGGAGAAAGATTTCGACGACGGCGAGCAGCGGGCCTACCCTGCGGAGAATGTGCGCGGCGCCGACACCTTCGTGGTGCAGTCCCTGTACCACGAGCCCGGCCGCACCCTTCACGACAAGCTGTGCCGCCTATGGTTCTTCCTGGGGGCGTTGAAGGAAGCCTCCGCGGAGCGCGTCACCGCGGTGGTGCCCTATCTGGCCTATGCCCGCGCCGACCGCAAGACCCATCCCCGGGAGCCGGTCACGCTCCGTCAGGTGGCGCAGCTGTTCGAGGCGGCAGGCGTGGACCGGATGATCACCCTCGACGTGCATAACCTGGCGGCGTTTCAGAATGCCTTCCGCTGCCGGACCGAGCATCTCGAGGCCGAAAAGGATCTGGTGGAGCACTTCGCGCCCCGACTGCAGGGCGAGGTGGTGGTGGTATCCCCCGATGTGGGCGGATTGAAGCGGGCGGAGAGTTTCCGACGCCGGCTCAGCCGGCACCTCGGCACTCCGATCGGCAGCGCGCTCATGGAGAAATACCGCAGCGATGAAAGCTTGAGCGGGACGGCCCTGGTGGGGGAAGTGCGGGGCCGAACCGCCCTCATCGTGGATGACCTGATCAGCACCGGCGACACCGTCGCTCGGGCGGCCCGCGCCTGCCGGGCACAGGGCGCGGTGGCCGTGCACGCTGCCGTCACCCACGGCCTGTTCGTGGCCGGGGCGGCGGCGGCCATCGCCGATCCCGCCCTGGACAGCCTGGCCCTGACCGACAGCGTCCCGCCCTTTCGGCTTCCCGAGGCCCTCGCCCGGACCAAGCTCACCACGGTGCCCATCGCCCCCCTGTTCGCGGAGGCGATCCGACAGGTGCACAGCGACGGTTCGGTGAGCCGCTTGCTGGATGCGTGA
- a CDS encoding VIT1/CCC1 transporter family protein produces the protein MNHRHHWRQEKQTAWLYRVLAAHEKERRMRRLFLKLSGQAEAQARLWDAQCRAEGAPTRPFKPSLRARLLASLVAVFGPRALRPALASMKIRGLSAYSSRQLRAGHPAPGSAEEIGRRHRTVAGGNLRAAVFGINDGLLSNTSLILGMAGANGDAQVVATAGIAGLLAGALSMAAGEYVSMRSQRELFEYQIDLERAELALYPEQEAEELAVIYAARGMGLDQARRVTRQMVKDPSQALDLLAREELGLNPDDLGSAWGAALFSFLAFGSGALIPLSPFLLQLDVQSGVRLAVLLAGTSLFAVGALLSLFTGRSALLGGVRMTAIGAAAGAVTYAIGKYAGVEVG, from the coding sequence ATGAATCACCGGCACCACTGGCGGCAGGAAAAACAAACCGCCTGGCTGTACCGGGTCCTCGCCGCCCATGAGAAGGAGCGCCGGATGCGGCGTCTGTTCCTGAAACTATCCGGGCAGGCCGAAGCCCAGGCCCGGCTGTGGGACGCGCAGTGCCGCGCCGAAGGCGCTCCGACCCGGCCCTTCAAGCCTTCCCTGCGTGCCCGCCTGCTGGCCTCGCTGGTGGCTGTGTTCGGCCCGAGGGCGCTGCGGCCGGCCCTGGCCAGCATGAAGATCCGGGGGCTGTCTGCCTATTCCAGCCGGCAGCTGCGCGCGGGCCATCCCGCGCCGGGCAGCGCCGAGGAGATCGGGCGCCGGCACCGGACGGTGGCGGGCGGCAATCTGCGCGCCGCGGTGTTCGGGATCAACGATGGGCTGTTGTCCAATACCAGCCTCATCCTTGGCATGGCCGGGGCGAACGGCGATGCCCAGGTGGTGGCCACCGCCGGGATCGCGGGGCTCCTGGCCGGGGCGCTGTCCATGGCGGCGGGCGAGTACGTTTCCATGCGTTCCCAGCGGGAGTTGTTTGAGTACCAAATCGACCTGGAGCGGGCCGAGCTGGCCCTTTATCCCGAGCAGGAGGCGGAAGAGCTGGCGGTGATCTACGCCGCCCGGGGCATGGGCCTGGATCAGGCCCGGCGGGTCACCCGCCAGATGGTGAAGGACCCGAGCCAGGCCCTGGACCTCCTGGCCCGGGAAGAACTGGGCCTGAACCCGGACGACCTGGGTTCGGCCTGGGGTGCGGCCCTGTTTTCCTTCCTGGCCTTCGGTTCGGGCGCCCTCATTCCCCTGAGCCCGTTTCTGCTCCAACTGGACGTCCAAAGCGGGGTGCGGCTCGCGGTCCTGTTGGCCGGGACCAGCCTGTTCGCGGTGGGCGCCCTGCTCAGTTTGTTCACCGGCCGCAGTGCCCTGCTCGGGGGCGTGCGTATGACCGCCATCGGGGCCGCCGCCGGCGCCGTCACCTATGCCATCGGCAAGTACGCCGGGGTCGAGGTGGGTTGA
- a CDS encoding DegQ family serine endoprotease, whose amino-acid sequence MLRALKKATNGWLCLSLWLTMPACGAVGHLPTTAADGRFSLAPMLEKVVPGVVNISTTTKVSIEQNPLFNDPFFRRFFDMPNRPRQEERQSLGSGVIVDAGEGFVVTNNHVIERADQITVTLRDGRHFDAKLVGADPETDVAIVRIKADNLTAVPFGDSNNLRVGDFVVAIGSPFGLSQTVTSGIVSALGRSGLGIEGYEDFIQTDASINPGNSGGALVDLDGKLVGINTAIVGPSGGNIGIGFAIPSSLVQPVMEQLIKYGEVQRGQLGIGVQDLTPDLAKALHLERSGGALIAQVQAGSAAAKAGLRAGDVVIALDGKPIANAAALRNAVGLLRIGTEVTLEIIRDGKHEKVAAQIAKPRRERMRAAELNQRLQGAQLGSIETGHPLYGEVEGVEVLAVEPGSPAWMAGLRQGDIITSVDRRPVKNLDEFRAAAESSKEALLLNVRRGDSAVFIAIQ is encoded by the coding sequence ATGCTGCGCGCCTTGAAAAAAGCGACCAACGGCTGGCTGTGCCTATCCCTGTGGCTGACGATGCCCGCCTGCGGCGCCGTCGGGCACCTGCCGACCACCGCTGCCGACGGCCGTTTCTCGCTAGCTCCCATGCTGGAAAAGGTGGTTCCCGGCGTGGTCAACATTTCCACCACCACCAAGGTCAGCATCGAGCAGAATCCGCTCTTCAACGATCCGTTCTTCCGCCGTTTCTTCGATATGCCCAACCGGCCCCGCCAGGAGGAGCGGCAAAGCCTCGGTTCCGGCGTGATCGTGGATGCGGGGGAAGGTTTCGTGGTGACCAACAACCACGTCATCGAGCGCGCCGACCAGATCACCGTCACCCTGCGCGACGGCCGCCACTTCGACGCCAAGTTGGTGGGCGCCGATCCCGAAACTGACGTGGCCATCGTGCGCATCAAGGCCGACAACCTGACGGCGGTCCCGTTCGGCGACTCCAATAACCTGCGGGTGGGCGACTTCGTGGTGGCCATCGGCAGCCCGTTCGGGCTCAGCCAGACCGTCACCTCCGGCATCGTCAGCGCCTTGGGCCGGAGTGGGCTGGGCATCGAAGGCTACGAGGACTTCATCCAAACCGACGCCTCCATCAACCCGGGCAATTCCGGCGGCGCCCTGGTGGATCTGGACGGCAAGCTGGTGGGTATCAACACCGCCATCGTGGGCCCGAGCGGTGGCAACATCGGCATCGGCTTCGCCATCCCCAGCAGTCTGGTGCAGCCGGTGATGGAGCAGCTCATCAAGTACGGGGAAGTCCAGCGCGGTCAGCTGGGCATCGGTGTGCAAGACCTTACCCCGGATTTGGCCAAGGCGCTGCATCTGGAACGGAGTGGCGGCGCCCTCATCGCCCAGGTCCAGGCCGGTTCGGCGGCGGCCAAGGCCGGATTGCGGGCCGGCGACGTGGTGATTGCCCTGGACGGCAAGCCCATCGCCAATGCGGCGGCTCTGCGCAACGCGGTCGGGCTGCTGAGGATCGGCACCGAAGTCACCCTGGAGATCATCCGCGACGGTAAGCACGAGAAAGTCGCGGCCCAGATCGCCAAGCCCCGCCGGGAACGCATGCGCGCCGCCGAGCTCAACCAGCGTTTGCAGGGCGCCCAGCTAGGCAGCATCGAAACCGGGCATCCCTTGTACGGCGAGGTGGAAGGGGTCGAGGTACTGGCGGTGGAACCGGGCAGCCCGGCCTGGATGGCCGGCTTGCGGCAAGGCGATATCATCACCTCCGTGGATCGCCGTCCGGTCAAGAATCTGGACGAATTCCGCGCCGCCGCGGAAAGCTCCAAGGAAGCCCTGCTGCTCAACGTCCGCCGCGGCGACAGCGCGGTGTTCATCGCCATCCAATGA
- a CDS encoding alpha/beta hydrolase, translating to MLWRSLALIAFWGLCPTASARRVDAALYPYPYQDPYLASTTVAILKDRDQRYVWSEAQALELELIPGRNQVPLLEGKGKLHTRYLPQPGPAPLIVLLPGFGGSAYSGSARYVAQLFQDHGFQVLSLPSPFHWNFALAASRSALPGLTERDSAELYRAIQAALDQIRRRYHAEITTIGLIGLSHGALVAGYLSKLDAEERRVGFGTTLLVNPPIDLLTTLRTIDRLADAERRFPAAARANLQAYAFGVGKAALDRDIDDPSYFAHWNQRLRLSGEEIRYLIGWVLREPVGESLYVAELVRPLGILRTPISWGYRSARLDEARSFGLMDYLRRVLIPKLNGGPAGGPDLEHWLQRSSLKNLASFLREQRTVYLMHNADDFLVSRDDLAYAERVFGERAIIYPLGGHLGNLWYPQNRRDMLEVMQRPVTTAPARPRP from the coding sequence GTGCTGTGGCGGAGCCTCGCCCTGATCGCCTTCTGGGGCCTCTGCCCTACGGCATCCGCCCGGCGCGTGGATGCCGCACTCTACCCCTACCCTTACCAGGACCCCTATCTGGCTTCCACCACCGTCGCCATCCTGAAGGATCGGGACCAGCGCTACGTGTGGAGCGAGGCCCAGGCGCTGGAGCTGGAGCTGATTCCCGGCCGGAACCAGGTTCCCCTCCTGGAAGGGAAAGGCAAGCTCCACACCCGCTACCTTCCGCAACCGGGACCTGCCCCGCTGATCGTGCTCTTGCCGGGGTTCGGCGGTTCCGCCTACTCCGGCTCCGCCCGCTACGTCGCCCAGCTGTTTCAGGACCACGGCTTCCAGGTACTGTCGCTGCCTTCGCCCTTCCACTGGAACTTCGCCCTAGCCGCCAGCCGCTCCGCCCTACCCGGCCTCACCGAGCGGGACAGCGCCGAGCTGTATCGGGCCATCCAGGCCGCCCTGGACCAGATCCGCCGGCGCTACCACGCCGAAATCACCACCATCGGGCTGATTGGCCTGAGCCACGGTGCCCTGGTGGCAGGCTACCTGAGCAAGCTCGACGCGGAAGAGCGCCGGGTCGGTTTCGGTACCACGCTGTTGGTGAACCCCCCCATCGACCTCCTCACCACCCTCCGCACCATCGACCGTTTGGCCGATGCGGAGCGCCGCTTTCCGGCGGCCGCCCGGGCCAACCTCCAAGCCTATGCGTTCGGTGTCGGCAAGGCCGCGCTCGACCGGGACATCGACGACCCTAGCTATTTCGCCCACTGGAACCAGCGCCTGCGGCTGAGCGGCGAGGAGATCCGCTACCTGATCGGCTGGGTCCTGCGGGAACCGGTGGGGGAATCCCTGTACGTGGCCGAGCTGGTGCGCCCCTTGGGTATCCTGCGCACCCCGATCAGTTGGGGATATCGCAGCGCCCGGCTAGACGAGGCACGGTCCTTCGGGCTCATGGATTACCTGCGGCGGGTTCTGATCCCGAAGCTCAATGGGGGACCTGCAGGCGGCCCCGATCTTGAGCATTGGCTGCAGCGCTCCTCCTTGAAGAACCTCGCCTCCTTCCTGCGCGAGCAGCGCACCGTCTACTTGATGCACAACGCCGACGACTTTCTCGTAAGCCGGGACGACCTAGCCTACGCCGAAAGGGTGTTCGGCGAGCGCGCCATCATTTATCCCCTGGGCGGCCACCTGGGCAATCTCTGGTATCCGCAAAACCGTCGGGATATGCTGGAGGTCATGCAGCGCCCGGTAACGACCGCACCGGCGCGCCCTCGCCCTTGA
- the hisB gene encoding imidazoleglycerol-phosphate dehydratase HisB, giving the protein MARTADLERNTAETQVRIRLNLDGDGQGLLETGLPFLDHMLDQVARHGSMDLEVRAQGDLHIDAHHTVEDIGIALGQALAIAVGDKRGIRRYGHAYVPLDEALSRVVVDISGRPGLSYDVSFTRARVGNFDVDLFLEFFQGFVNHAQVTLHIDNLKGRNAHHIAETVFKAFGRALRMALELDPRLPGTVPSTKGIL; this is encoded by the coding sequence ATGGCTCGCACCGCCGATCTGGAACGCAATACCGCCGAGACCCAAGTGCGCATCCGCCTGAATCTGGACGGCGACGGCCAAGGGCTGTTGGAGACCGGCCTTCCCTTCCTCGATCACATGCTGGACCAAGTGGCCCGGCACGGATCGATGGATCTAGAAGTGCGGGCGCAGGGCGACCTCCACATCGACGCCCATCACACCGTGGAGGACATCGGCATCGCCCTGGGTCAGGCGCTGGCCATAGCGGTGGGCGACAAGCGGGGCATCCGCCGCTACGGCCATGCCTACGTGCCCCTGGACGAGGCCCTGTCGCGGGTGGTGGTCGATATCTCGGGACGGCCAGGGCTTTCTTACGATGTCAGCTTCACCCGCGCCCGGGTCGGTAACTTCGACGTCGACCTGTTTCTCGAATTCTTCCAGGGATTCGTGAACCACGCCCAGGTGACCTTGCACATCGACAATCTGAAGGGACGCAATGCGCATCACATCGCCGAGACCGTGTTCAAGGCCTTTGGCCGCGCCTTGAGAATGGCGCTCGAACTGGATCCGCGTCTCCCAGGTACGGTCCCCTCCACCAAAGGCATCCTCTAA
- the hisH gene encoding imidazole glycerol phosphate synthase subunit HisH, which yields MCSVAIFDYGMGNLHSIAKALQHADPGASVTVTDDPGAIRRAQRVVFPGVGAIRDCMAMLDQRRLLPALHQAAASKPFLGICLGMQALLEESEENGGIRCLGLIPGRVVRFPEGLRDPAGQPLKIPHMGWNRVQPVIDHPLWQGIEPGSRFYFVHSYYAEPAQRRDLAATTDYPAPFAAALAHDNLFAVQFHPEKSQAVGLRLLANFLRWDPAR from the coding sequence ATGTGTTCCGTTGCCATCTTCGACTACGGCATGGGAAACCTCCACTCCATCGCCAAGGCCCTGCAGCATGCCGACCCCGGGGCTTCCGTGACGGTCACGGACGATCCCGGGGCGATTCGCAGGGCCCAACGGGTGGTGTTTCCCGGCGTCGGCGCGATCCGCGACTGCATGGCCATGCTGGACCAACGCCGGCTGCTTCCGGCGTTGCATCAAGCGGCGGCCTCCAAGCCGTTTCTGGGGATTTGCCTGGGCATGCAGGCGTTGCTCGAGGAAAGCGAGGAAAATGGCGGAATCCGCTGCCTCGGCCTGATTCCGGGCCGGGTGGTGCGGTTCCCGGAGGGACTTCGCGACCCGGCGGGACAGCCCTTGAAGATCCCCCACATGGGTTGGAACCGGGTCCAACCGGTCATCGACCACCCCCTGTGGCAGGGCATCGAGCCCGGTAGCCGGTTTTATTTCGTCCACAGCTATTATGCCGAACCGGCCCAGCGCCGCGACCTGGCCGCCACCACCGATTACCCGGCGCCGTTCGCGGCGGCCTTGGCCCACGACAATCTCTTCGCGGTGCAGTTCCACCCGGAAAAGAGCCAAGCCGTCGGGCTGCGGTTGTTGGCCAATTTCCTGCGCTGGGACCCCGCCCGTTGA